From the Bos taurus isolate L1 Dominette 01449 registration number 42190680 breed Hereford chromosome 22, ARS-UCD2.0, whole genome shotgun sequence genome, one window contains:
- the LOC132343471 gene encoding uncharacterized protein isoform X2 gives MPRWEAGKACGTLTLRGPAPSRATLTPRDAAPPPRAARYPFKAARAAVPPPFWQVLPFSARSQPPFIWRPWRPHPGVDASDSQGALRRKDCLPFGSSSAPSYPRCRGRGRLARGCQRRPAAGSAAAQRCKLGTAACARARRGALWVGVPRVAGTGAGKPSGPGLGNLSCRLLPFLRFTSPRHLTSGSARAWGGLRRGALVGLTQDVPGSCPFSFCLYSISGCHIFLYIVVLSGSALNLSLIVKCHHIKKRHHI, from the exons ATGCCGAGATGGGAGGCGGGGAAGGCGTGTGGAACGCTAACCCTCCGTGGCCCCGCCCCGTCCCGCGCGACGCTAACCCCACGTGACGCAGCCCCGCCCCCGCGCGCTGCGCGGTACCCTTTTAAGGCTGCGCGGGCGGCGGTTCCGCCTCCCTTCTGGCAGGTGTTACCGTTCTCTGCTCGGTCTCAGCCGCCGTTCATTTGGCGGCCGTGGCGCCCCCACCCGGGAGTCGACGCTTCGGACTCGCAAGGAGCCCTCAGACGGAAGGACTGCTTACCTTTTGGATCCTCTTCAGCGCCATCTTACCCCCGCTGCaggggacgggggcgcctggccCGGGGCTGCCAGAGGCGGCCCGCTGCCGGCTCGGCCGCCGCGCAGCGCTGCAAGCTGGGAACGGCCGCTTGCGCGCGTGCGCGCCGCGGGGCACTGTGGGTAGGCGTTCCGCGTGTGGCCGGTACCGGCGCGGGCAAGCCTAGCGGGCCTGGCCTGGGCAACCTGTCATGTCGGCTGCTGCCTTTCCTACGCTTTACGTCGCCCCGCCACCTTACCTCTGGGTCGGCGAGGGCCTGGGGAGGCCTGCGGAGAGGGGCACTGGTTGGTTTAACACAGGACGTTCCCGGGTCGTGCCCTTTTAGCTTCTGCCTGTATTCCATCTCAGGCTGTCACATATTCCTGTACATAGTGGTTCTTAGTGGTTCTGCTTTGAACTTAAGTCT GATCGTTAAATGTCATCACAttaagaagaggcatcacatatga
- the LOC132343471 gene encoding uncharacterized protein isoform X1, with protein sequence MPRWEAGKACGTLTLRGPAPSRATLTPRDAAPPPRAARYPFKAARAAVPPPFWQVLPFSARSQPPFIWRPWRPHPGVDASDSQGALRRKDCLPFGSSSAPSYPRCRGRGRLARGCQRRPAAGSAAAQRCKLGTAACARARRGALWVGVPRVAGTGAGKPSGPGLGNLSCRLLPFLRFTSPRHLTSGSARAWGGLRRGALVGLTQDVPGSCPFSFCLYSISGCHIFLYIVVLSGSALNLSLIKISSSNFRFHCGSQHLFMWYVPNGNFLSTFVKWNSAVRSSFVLSPPFIYRQSLTYCDSIYNFVFCKSKS encoded by the exons ATGCCGAGATGGGAGGCGGGGAAGGCGTGTGGAACGCTAACCCTCCGTGGCCCCGCCCCGTCCCGCGCGACGCTAACCCCACGTGACGCAGCCCCGCCCCCGCGCGCTGCGCGGTACCCTTTTAAGGCTGCGCGGGCGGCGGTTCCGCCTCCCTTCTGGCAGGTGTTACCGTTCTCTGCTCGGTCTCAGCCGCCGTTCATTTGGCGGCCGTGGCGCCCCCACCCGGGAGTCGACGCTTCGGACTCGCAAGGAGCCCTCAGACGGAAGGACTGCTTACCTTTTGGATCCTCTTCAGCGCCATCTTACCCCCGCTGCaggggacgggggcgcctggccCGGGGCTGCCAGAGGCGGCCCGCTGCCGGCTCGGCCGCCGCGCAGCGCTGCAAGCTGGGAACGGCCGCTTGCGCGCGTGCGCGCCGCGGGGCACTGTGGGTAGGCGTTCCGCGTGTGGCCGGTACCGGCGCGGGCAAGCCTAGCGGGCCTGGCCTGGGCAACCTGTCATGTCGGCTGCTGCCTTTCCTACGCTTTACGTCGCCCCGCCACCTTACCTCTGGGTCGGCGAGGGCCTGGGGAGGCCTGCGGAGAGGGGCACTGGTTGGTTTAACACAGGACGTTCCCGGGTCGTGCCCTTTTAGCTTCTGCCTGTATTCCATCTCAGGCTGTCACATATTCCTGTACATAGTGGTTCTTAGTGGTTCTGCTTTGAACTTAAGTCT AATCAAAATTTCATCCAGTAATTTTAGATTCCATTGTGGCTCACAGCATTTATTTATGTGGTATGTACCAAATGGTAATTTTCTTTCTACCTTTGTTAAATGGAATTCTGCTGTAAGGAGTAGCTTTGTCCTTTCCCCTCCATTTATTTATAGACAGTCCCTGACTTACTGTGATTCCATCTATAATTTTGTGTTTTGCAAAAGCAAAAGTTGA